Part of the Paenibacillus sp. YPG26 genome, AACGATCAAAGCCCAGAGCCGGATACAGCTTGATCCGGTTCCAGAAGCTTGCTTCGTTCACATGAAAGGTGTTCGTCTCGTAATTATACTTGCGCAGCAGACTTGGCAGGCTGGGCAGTATTCTGTCTCCATAACCTGTTGACATCGCGACAGTTCCTGTCGGATATATCGACGTATTGGATATGAACTCGGCATCCGAGGTATTGCCCTGGCCTATTTGCTGAAATACATTCGGGAAGTACATCCCTTCCGCAGCCAGCCTATTCAGCACAGGTGTTACCTCCTGCCCCCCCACCTTCAGATGGATCGGGAAGTTCTGAAAAGCCTCCATCTGTACAATAATTACATTCTTCCCTCTGGCGGCACCGAAGTATTTCGGACTCTCCCCTGTGATCGCCCTTTCTGGGGAATGGTACGGGTAAGTCAATTGCAGCTGGTTAACCCTGGAGATCGTATCCTTGATATTCCCGTTCTGAATCGTCAGGTTCTCTTCCCTCGCCTTCAAGGCCGCCGCAACCTGGTAATCGAGGAAGCCCAGATTCTCTGCCTGCACCAGTTCATTCGTAATGGACTTGCCCAGCTGGATGAATGTTGCCGATCCGGATAGGCTTAGTACCAGAACAAGTGCGACCCCGATCTTCCAGACCGGTCTTCGGCCTGGCACCCGAACTCCTTTTGCCCGGTTCACTACCCACAACAGAGCCAATACAAGAATATCCGCGAAATAGATAAAGTCGATCCAACGGATCGTTGACTGAATACTCGACTGAATCCCGGTAACCTGATGAAGCTCATTAAGCGCGGTATAGGTTGGCACAGAATTAAAATGCGCAAAATATAACGTGGATGAGAATAAGAGCAGGGAGAAGATCAGGTTACACCCCCAGTACACCGGCCCTTTGATCCTAGCGGGTGTGACAAGCTCCAATATAGACAGCAGCACCAGCACAGCAAGCGCATCTGCTGCCAGCCGGGTTATCTCTACACCTGCAAAGAAAAAATATCGTAAAAGCACCAGCTTTAATAAAAGCAGCACAAATACGATAAAAAAAGGCGTTCTATGGTATGCGCCTCTGGATTGTTCCATACTAACTACCTTAACCTCTCTAATTTGGGATGGGATCTAGTATACCACTAAACCAATCATCAGGGCTACTTCCCAGCGCATAGACTTCACCTAATCCACCTGAATCTTATCCCCCCTCTCGGCTGCCGGGTCAATAGCCTTGAACTTAAGGGAACTGTTCAAATGCAGCAAAAAGGCCCCTCCATCCGGCGGACAAGAGAAAGTCCGCTGAGACAGGGGGCCTCAGATATAAATTAAGTTAGTTCTTGCTAAGAACGTCTGTCAGAACAGGAACGATCTGTGATTTACGGGATACTACACCTTTCAGGACAGCCTTGTTGTCATCCAGCTTCACATTGTAAGCTTGTTCAACAGCCGCAGCCTGCTTGCCAAGGGCAATACCGATCGAATCATTGTTCAGAATATCGGTTACCACGAACAGGAACAGATCAAGACCTTTCTGCTCGATCACATTGTTCAGCGCAGCTTCAACTTCAGCCTGACGGGACAGCACATCGTTAGTGTCCACAGCATTAACCTGAGCGATTTCAACCTTGGAGCTGCCCATCTGGAACTCC contains:
- a CDS encoding LTA synthase family protein gives rise to the protein MEQSRGAYHRTPFFIVFVLLLLKLVLLRYFFFAGVEITRLAADALAVLVLLSILELVTPARIKGPVYWGCNLIFSLLLFSSTLYFAHFNSVPTYTALNELHQVTGIQSSIQSTIRWIDFIYFADILVLALLWVVNRAKGVRVPGRRPVWKIGVALVLVLSLSGSATFIQLGKSITNELVQAENLGFLDYQVAAALKAREENLTIQNGNIKDTISRVNQLQLTYPYHSPERAITGESPKYFGAARGKNVIIVQMEAFQNFPIHLKVGGQEVTPVLNRLAAEGMYFPNVFQQIGQGNTSDAEFISNTSIYPTGTVAMSTGYGDRILPSLPSLLRKYNYETNTFHVNEASFWNRIKLYPALGFDRYYDKPAYNNDHFNEFGASDEELYRLGVDKLSAVSQSGRPFYGQFVTVSSHFPFKVPEDRVRITVPDSMKGTQLGDYIQAVNYADYAVGTLIDSLKAKGLWDQTMLVLYGDHFGLQSKDNDPAVVSQQLGIKYDPRINRFNIPLLIHLPGENKGIVIDQVGGQLDIMPTVANLLGISLKEENFTAFGHDLLNVDKNIVGMRYYLPTGSFFNNEIVFVPGQGFEDGTAVSLKTRQPVSDLAPYKEDYEYILKLMNLSDEYVKLLPKR